A portion of the Camelus ferus isolate YT-003-E chromosome 16, BCGSAC_Cfer_1.0, whole genome shotgun sequence genome contains these proteins:
- the P2RX5 gene encoding P2X purinoceptor 5 isoform X2, with product MGQVGWKGFYQSLFDYKTEKYVIAKNKKVGLLYRLLQLSILTYLVVWVFLVKKCYQDTDTSLQSSIITKVKGVTFTNTSELGERLWDVADYVIPPQGENVFFVVTNLIVTPNQRQETCAESESIPDASCKEDSDCPPGEPVVAGNGVRTGRCLRAESAPKGTCEIFAWCPVETKSRPAKPLLGKAEDFTVYIKNFIRFPKFNFSKTNVLDTKDRAFLKSCKFGPKDPYCPIFRLGSVVSWTGSNFQEIALQGGVIGIQIEWNCDLDRAPSECNPHYHFSRLDNKFSENSVSSGYNFRFAKYYRDTAGVEFRTLFKAYGIRFDVMVNGKAGKFSIIPTIINVGSGVALMGVGSFFCDLVLIYFIKKSHFYRDKKYEEVRSGHQGNGKANVQQLRNLQTVEA from the exons ATGGGGCAGGTGGGCTGGAAGGGGTTCTACCAGTCGCTCTTCGACTACAAGACCGAGAAGTACGTCATCGCCAAGAACAAGAAGGTGGGCCTGCTCTACCGGCTGCTGCAGCTCTCCATCCTGACCTACCTGGTGGT CTGGGTGTTCCTGGTGAAGAAATGTTACCAGGATACCGACACGTCACTACAGAGCAGCATCATCACCAAAGTCAAGGGCGTGACTTTTACCAACACCTCAGAGCTGGGGGAGCGGCTCTGGGATGTGGCAGACTATGTCATACCACCGCAG GGAGAGAACGTCTTCTTTGTAGTCACCAACCTGATCGTGACCCCCAACCAGCGGCAGGAAACCTGTGCTGAG AGTGAAAGCATTCCAGACGCCTCATGCAAGGAGGACAGCGACTGCCCTCCTGGGGAGCCTGTTGTGGCTGGAAATG GAGTGAGGACTGGCCGCTGCCTGCGGGCTGAGAGTGCACCAAAGGGCACCTGTGAGATCTTCGCCTGGTGCCCGGTGGAGACAAAGTCCAGGCCAGC GAAGCCACTCCTGGGCAAGGCTGAAGACTTCACCGTTTACATAAAGAACTTCATTCGCTTCCCCAAATTCAACTTCTCCAA GACCAATGTGCTGGACACCAAAGACAGAGCTTTCCTCAAATCATGTAAATTTGGCCCCAAAGACCCCTACTGCCCCATCTTCCGACTGGGGTCCGTGGTCAGCTGGACGGGGAGCAACTTCCAGGAGATAGCTTTGCAG GGCGGTGTGATAGGAATTCAGATTGAGTGGAACTGTGATCTTGACAGAGCTCCCTCTGAATGCAACCCGCACTATCACTTTAGCCGTCTGGACAACAAATTTTCAGAAAACTCTGTCTCTTCTGGGTACAATTTCAG GTTTGCCAAGTATTACCGAGACACCGCTGGGGTGGAGTTCCGCACGCTGTTTAAGGCCTACGGGATCCGCTTTGATGTGATGGTGAATGGCAAG GCAGGGAAGTTCAGCATCATCCCCACAATCATCAACGTGGGCTCTGGGGTGGCGCTCATGGGGGTG GGGTCTTTCTTCTGCGACCTGGTGCTCATCTACTTCATCAAAAAGAGCCACTTTTACCGAGACAAGAAGTACGAGGAAGTGAG
- the P2RX5 gene encoding P2X purinoceptor 5 isoform X1 — translation MGQVGWKGFYQSLFDYKTEKYVIAKNKKVGLLYRLLQLSILTYLVVWVFLVKKCYQDTDTSLQSSIITKVKGVTFTNTSELGERLWDVADYVIPPQGENVFFVVTNLIVTPNQRQETCAESESIPDASCKEDSDCPPGEPVVAGNGVRTGRCLRAESAPKGTCEIFAWCPVETKSRPAKPLLGKAEDFTVYIKNFIRFPKFNFSKTNVLDTKDRAFLKSCKFGPKDPYCPIFRLGSVVSWTGSNFQEIALQGGVIGIQIEWNCDLDRAPSECNPHYHFSRLDNKFSENSVSSGYNFRFAKYYRDTAGVEFRTLFKAYGIRFDVMVNGKAGKFSIIPTIINVGSGVALMGVGSFFCDLVLIYFIKKSHFYRDKKYEEVRDLGVLAQLAESSQHSVAPAEVGTGLAEQPEAQDGGGGQKENGCVCQQLLQPARPVDRIKREKEKMGSIFWDLPNICIF, via the exons ATGGGGCAGGTGGGCTGGAAGGGGTTCTACCAGTCGCTCTTCGACTACAAGACCGAGAAGTACGTCATCGCCAAGAACAAGAAGGTGGGCCTGCTCTACCGGCTGCTGCAGCTCTCCATCCTGACCTACCTGGTGGT CTGGGTGTTCCTGGTGAAGAAATGTTACCAGGATACCGACACGTCACTACAGAGCAGCATCATCACCAAAGTCAAGGGCGTGACTTTTACCAACACCTCAGAGCTGGGGGAGCGGCTCTGGGATGTGGCAGACTATGTCATACCACCGCAG GGAGAGAACGTCTTCTTTGTAGTCACCAACCTGATCGTGACCCCCAACCAGCGGCAGGAAACCTGTGCTGAG AGTGAAAGCATTCCAGACGCCTCATGCAAGGAGGACAGCGACTGCCCTCCTGGGGAGCCTGTTGTGGCTGGAAATG GAGTGAGGACTGGCCGCTGCCTGCGGGCTGAGAGTGCACCAAAGGGCACCTGTGAGATCTTCGCCTGGTGCCCGGTGGAGACAAAGTCCAGGCCAGC GAAGCCACTCCTGGGCAAGGCTGAAGACTTCACCGTTTACATAAAGAACTTCATTCGCTTCCCCAAATTCAACTTCTCCAA GACCAATGTGCTGGACACCAAAGACAGAGCTTTCCTCAAATCATGTAAATTTGGCCCCAAAGACCCCTACTGCCCCATCTTCCGACTGGGGTCCGTGGTCAGCTGGACGGGGAGCAACTTCCAGGAGATAGCTTTGCAG GGCGGTGTGATAGGAATTCAGATTGAGTGGAACTGTGATCTTGACAGAGCTCCCTCTGAATGCAACCCGCACTATCACTTTAGCCGTCTGGACAACAAATTTTCAGAAAACTCTGTCTCTTCTGGGTACAATTTCAG GTTTGCCAAGTATTACCGAGACACCGCTGGGGTGGAGTTCCGCACGCTGTTTAAGGCCTACGGGATCCGCTTTGATGTGATGGTGAATGGCAAG GCAGGGAAGTTCAGCATCATCCCCACAATCATCAACGTGGGCTCTGGGGTGGCGCTCATGGGGGTG GGGTCTTTCTTCTGCGACCTGGTGCTCATCTACTTCATCAAAAAGAGCCACTTTTACCGAGACAAGAAGTACGAGGAAGTGAG GGACCTAGGGGTCCTCGCCCAGCTGGCGGAGTCCTCGCAACACAGCGTGGCCCCGGCCGAGGTGGGAACGGGGCTGGCCGAGCAGCCCGAGGCGCAGGATGGAGGCGGTGGCCAGAAAGAGAATGGCTGTGTGTGccagcagctcctccagcccGCCAG